The Oreochromis aureus strain Israel breed Guangdong linkage group 16, ZZ_aureus, whole genome shotgun sequence genome includes the window ATCCATGCAGTCTGAAAGTGGCATGGTTGTTAGAAATACTGTCTGGAACAGAATCTCTTGATCTGTTGGGATTTTCCCGCACGTCTGTCTCTAGGTTCACAGAGAAgctctgaaaaagagaaaatatccagtaagcAGCAATTATCTGGGAGAAATGCCTTGTATATGTCACAGATGAAGGGGCAGACAGACTTGAGTTGATAGGAAGGAAGCAGTAACTTCTGCATACCTTCTTACAgcaaaggtatgcagaagagcacctCTGAATGCACGACACATCAAACCTCAAAGGAGatgggctgcagcagcagaaaaccgcacctggtgcccctcaggtgctacaacaggaaactgaggctacagttcccacagactcaccaaaactggaccacagaagacagaaaaaatgtttcctggtctgatgtgtaagaaatgtgtttttttctttttaacattaatTGCAATGTATGCTCATAATAGAGTTGATACCAGCATTAACCCCACAGTGTGAAGGGCTAACCAAGAGGCACAGCCAGAGTGGAGTGTACAAGTTAAAATACTACATGCTTACAGAACACAGTTTGAGATAGGACAGGCTGCTTGGCCTTGGGTGGATGATAACGGGGTGCTCTGGTCAACAAGACGTAGAGACCTCATTGTGTCGGTTAAAGCTGACATcagcatgaaaataaaacatcccTGGCAACAACTGTAAGGTAGGAGAGGTTTTCTCACACAGGACAAGATCCCTGACGGGAGGTTAATGACCGTTACCGTGCAGAAGGACCCCAAGGAGAACAAATCAGGGAGTCTAAACCACGACATCTCCCCATCAGTAGCCAATCAcggttatttcctgtttttatgagtCTAATATATTCTTTAAATTATGTACTGCCCTTCTCCGTGTGCAGACTGCCTGACACAGAGAAGCTGTGCAAGCCAAATCTGCCTGATAATAAAATAGTGTGAACTGCTAGACTGTCTCCTCTCAGCAAAGAAAGAACTCCACAACAGTCAGATTGTTGGGTGAGAATTTGGTATaaataacatgaaagcatggatccatcctgcatCCTTGTGTCAGCAGTATTCTGCAGACACTGTAGTGATGTCGTCATCATGGACAAGAATCTTGgaggaatgttttcagcacATCGTTGAATCTCTGACACGAAAAATGAAGttctgaagaaaaaaagtggCTCCAACCTGCTGgcagcaaggtgtacctaataaattgGTAGGTGGTAGGTGTACAGTCAGTGATAGAAGACAGCACATATACGACTCATAGGATTGTTGATCGCTTTCAAGACtaatgaagaaaaatgaaacCTAACGATACAACTCAAACCGTCTGTGTGGGACCAGCGAGGTTACTGAAGACAGAGCAGCCAACCTGATCAGAGGAGCCAAAGGTAAGAGAGAAACAACCCACTTCAGAATTAATCCACAGCAGCAGGAAGCTGTAACGAGTCTCCTCCTTTTGGCCATAGTTGGGTTTACAGTAACTGCTAGGCAGCAAACGGAGCCTTCTTTATCTTCATGCATGCTCAAACATCCatggaaagtaaatctccaaaagttgattctgttcatctggacgtagcgttttgtgggagaaacgtttcgtcactcatccaggtgacttcttcagtctcagctgcaggtttccaatcttataaacaggacatttgcataatgactgaaaccagcccactgaaggaacaatgggctgtgaggtcacttccttaatcttaattatgcaaattctcatgaccatcaATCAACAAccactgtttataagattggggaaacctgcagtcagctgagactgaagaagtcacctggaggagtgacgaaacgtttctcccacaaaacgctacgtccaaatgaacagaatcaacttttggggagcCTTCTTTAGGAAACCTTCAGGTATCCTCATTGGACCTGCAAACATATGTGAGTCATGGTCCTGCTTTCCTGTTGTATCAAACTGATTTCACATCTGTAACTAGCAGCAGATGGTTTTTAAAATCAAGGAAGTCAGCTAAACGTCCtcagcagagagagaggaagctgTTTAAAGTGCAGAGCATAAAGTACTCTCTGAATCTGGTACTCGATGACCCTTTGATGGGTAGGAAGGGCTCAGACAGTGGGAAGTCTCCATGTCCTCCAATCAGACGTCATTTCTTATTCAGCAGCTATTTTGCATGTCCCACTTCCTCTGCAAAAACAGCTAAAGCACATGGGCTGCACGCGGTCACAGGGCACCGATAGTGCAGATATTAGCTGGTGTCTGTAGCAGGGCTTTAAATCGGTATCTTTAGAGctttgttgtgatttattttGAAACGATGAGTCAGCGCTGATGCCACGGGGGAATGCCAGAGTCAGAACAGAAAGTATTTCTTGATCTGCACATGACTTTAGCCTCGTTTGTCGTGTTGGTGTTCACTAACATCGATTTTGCTCGCTGGTCTCCGATAAAATGCTCCCCAAAGTGATTTCTGTGTTTGGATTATTTTCCAGTCTCGTGGTTGGTAAGCTACTCCAGttcaaatgagtgtgtgtgtgtgtgttggtggtaATACACCGAAGCTATCTAGCGTCTTTAGCATTTGGCCTATCTGGAGCTAAACTTAGTCTACAGATGTGAGTGTTTGGTGTTGGAGTGTCGCAGCATTTGAGAAATCATTCATCTTTaacagttttctttcttctttttaatctcAGCGGGCGATGCGACTCTCGTGCGTGATGTTAACACTACCATCTCTGATTCGGCAGTCCTCGAATGCAGCATACAGGATAGAGCTATCACGGACTGGAGGAGTCTTCGATTTTATTGGCAAGACGATAGAAATGTGGTTTTGTACTCCTATAATAACGGAAGAAAGGTGGCGGAGCATGTAAATGAGCTCTATCAACACAGAGTCACAGACTTCCCTCAGGACATAGTCAGAGGGAATATCACCATCGTGCTCAAAAACCTGACTCTTGATGATAATGGAAGAACGTACTCATCATTTGCAGCAGTGCTGGACGACAGCGGGACGAGGCGATACCACCTGGAACACACACAAATCTGTGAAATGACTTTACATGTAGGCGGTGAGAAAGGTTTCTGTTTTCCTCACAAGAATAGGAAAGGCACCTTAGACCGGCACACACCGGGCTGGCTAGTAACACGTGACATCATCAGCACAGATTATATTTAATCATTAACAGTTTAGCTTTTAGAAGCTGGCCATGATGAGCTCATGCTGCAGCAAACACTGGGCTGCACGAACTGCAGACTGTGGGATGGTCAGACCTGAGCATGCTGAATAACTTTTAATTCACAGAGCTGCCTAGCAACAGATGACATCATCAGAGGTCAAACAAAAGCAGCTACAGTCAGCACAGATTATATTTAGACAAAATCTGCAGTGATTATGATTTATGCAGAACGTGGAGTTTCCTTTTTGAGGTTTTGCTGTCAgtgattcaattttattttatttatacagaaccaaatcacaacaacaaggcctttatatgtatgtatgtaaagaCTCAACAATAGTACAGTAACAACACTAacagttttatttcatgtcTTTACCCCCTCAGCCATGAAAGGCTGATGAGGTGTTGAGAGTCACCATCATTGATATTCTGGTTTTACAGTGTCCTGTTCTCAGAGGATCAAAAGTTGTtgacatatttgcattaaattttattataattattattttacctGATGTGACAAAAGCATTTCCCAATATgagattaaaaatgtcttaaaataggAAAAACTCTTTGTTTGCTTTGTAATCCAACAGATTACAAACAAATCactgcaaaatacaaaaacaaacaaaaataacactAACTAGCTTAGCTCAGCTTAGCTAACATGCTGTCATGGCTAGCACGCTCATGTTGTTAGCAACCCCAGGACAGCTGTTTCCAGCATGTATGCTAACTGGATGTAGCTTCATATTTAGTGCACAGATACAGGAATGCTTTTAATTTTCCCGTTTAATGCCCACTACAAAATCAAATAAGCATTCTCGTCCAAAATGTCTGTTTCGTGATAAGTGGAGGTGATCTTTGTTCTCCTCTGTCCTCAGTGCCTTACCAGGAGCCCAGGCTGGATGTTAATACAGAGGCTATGTCTGCAGTGTGCAGTCTGCAAGGAGGATTTCCTGCCCCTGACATACAGTGGGTCCTCCTCCATAACAGCTCCCATCAGTCAGTGGAGTCCAGGAACGTCAACACTGAAACGAAGCAGAACGTCCACGATCACCTGTACAGCTCCCGCAGCACTCTGGACATCCCTGCAGGTCGTCTCGAGGCCGTGATCTGTCTCAGCCACAACCCGACCCTGAACAGGACTGTGACGGTCACCCACAACTTCAACACAGGTACGCCCCACATCGTCCAGTAGGCCAAGAGAAGGTAAACTACAACAGCGCGAAGGGGAGAGCTCAAATAAGATGAAAGTGACACCAACTAAAAGTCAAAGAGTCGGTTACTGAATATACGTCACGTATaatgaagtgtttttaaaatatatgtgaGACATATTTTTAAGATGTGTTACTTTGACCTTAAAATCTCAGGTGATGGAACCAAAAATGCCTGAGCGTATCATCatgttattactgttattactaCTACTGATTTATATTTACAATAATTTATGGTTATTATGCTAGCGCCGATGAGTGTATGAATTATGAGAGCTGACAGGAAATATGCTGAgtaacttttttatttaaaaaaaaagaaagttttactttattttcctCCAATCTTAGACCATCACTATTTTAGTTAGGACATGAGGAGCTCATTTGCAGCAAACCAACAATCACTGGGTGCAAAAGCTACAGTGATGTCCACCTGTCAGTCATCAGGCAGTCAGACCTGAAGACGCTGAGTAATTGTGGAAGTTTCAGAGCTCTCGAGCAGCTGTTCAGCTCAGAGGAATGAAATAAATCCTCGGACGTCTGcagagaaacatctgtgctggtTTATCATGCATGCGGGTCCTCCTGTGTCCCTGCAGGCCTCCCTACATAACCTGCTCTGTGTTCCATTCTTACAAAActaaaaacagctaaaacactcaaattttaattacaaaaccATGAAAGAGTCCCTCAGTAGTCAGtcaagctttgcagaagcagtGTCGCTTTTTGCCATTTGATTATATTCTTTTTGTATCTGTATCGATCATTCATGTCTTATTTCAGACTGACGCAGGCGACACAACCATGAAACATGTTTCTGCAGAAGTTTCAAGTCAAAGTTCAATCTGAGTCAGAGTTCACCTTACACTGAGCGTCCCTCTGAGTCAGAGAAGCATTTACTCAGTCCTGTAATTCTGGCTGATCGTTGGGGGAACTCAGAAACTTGCCCTAGGATGCTTTGGTATGAGGCTGACTGTTGGTGTGTCTCGGTCTTCAGCAGGTGCAGCAGCGAGGAGCTCACCTGCAGCCCTAACTGTATATCTGATAGCAGCTGCTGTGGTTCTTCTAACAGCCGTGCAGTGAGCGAAGGTGAGCATGAACTATTTACTGACTTTTTAGTATCTAACATGTAAAAGAGGTTAGAGCATGTAGAGGATGtaaaatgcagacacacacagatgtgtgGTTTTCCCATGGTGCATGTGTAACATGACTGAAGGAAACAGCTGATGTGCTTACAGCTGCAATCATCTGTGTGTTTCAGCCACCTGAGGTAGAGCGATGCAGCGTttcggtggtggaggggtgaaaCAGTGTGCCATGGAGACACTTCAGCGTGTTGTATGTTGCACCTTACCTTTGCGTGATATTGACAGTGCGCACCCTCTGATTCTGGGTTTCATGGGTCCTGCTGGGTGGCACTAAACTGGTGCTTAAAACAAAACTTGAAGCTATATCTGCTCACACTGGAGTATTAAACGCACCACAGTGTGAAACACAGCAGTTACTGGACCATCAAACATGGTGTCATGCTGGGTGCCTGTTTAACTGAATGTCTATGTTATATAATGTCCACGTGCTGTTGTGTCTTTAGAagtgttatttaaaataaatcaaagtgtTATTTAGATGAAaatgagcctgtgtgtgtgaatcTGGCACATCTACATGATGTGGTGCAGTGTTCGTCTTAATgtgtctttttaaataaaacacataaaagtaAAGACGGGTTCTActgaaaaatgctaaaaatattcctgctgcagctgctgagcTCATTTCAAACAGTTTGAACTTTCAATTTTTTATATCTAAAATATAATCTgacataatcacacacacacacattcacacatctGTGTGTATTATTAACCTAAATAAGATGTGTGCAGTATGAGTGATAAATATTCTGGAAACATGACTTTGTGTCCACCACCAGGCCCGTGTTAAACACAGTTTACAGCGTTATATGAAAAAACAGTATAATACAGCGAGAGACACGAGCAAGCACAGCGAACCAAAGTGAACCAACCAAACAATTAATCCTCCTGACAACTTTGTCGGCTTTGCTGCCAGGGGTAGCTACTATATCTGTTAAGGAAGGGTTTATCCCAACTCTGGGCAGCGGAGACGGGCAGACAGGCTCCCAGGTGCATCTCAGCAGGGCCACGTTTATTTAACCCTGTGTTTGGACTTGTCACTGTTGGCCATAACACAATCAAAGGTTACTTATTGATCCTAATCACTACATTTCAGACAGTACTGATCACTAGTGTCACAAActtcattaatataattgtGGATCATGTTTGACTTAAATATTTGGGTCTTGTGATTTTAAACATGGAGGTTAAATGCTGATCACAGTGATTCCATTATATAAACACTCCAGTGCAggtacatgtatatatatata containing:
- the LOC116314964 gene encoding T-lymphocyte activation antigen CD80-like, whose product is MLPKVISVFGLFSSLVVAGDATLVRDVNTTISDSAVLECSIQDRAITDWRSLRFYWQDDRNVVLYSYNNGRKVAEHVNELYQHRVTDFPQDIVRGNITIVLKNLTLDDNGRTYSSFAAVLDDSGTRRYHLEHTQICEMTLHVGVPYQEPRLDVNTEAMSAVCSLQGGFPAPDIQWVLLHNSSHQSVESRNVNTETKQNVHDHLYSSRSTLDIPAGRLEAVICLSHNPTLNRTVTVTHNFNTAGAAARSSPAALTVYLIAAAVVLLTAVQ